The proteins below come from a single Desulfovibrio sp. genomic window:
- a CDS encoding MlaD family protein has protein sequence MNSQSYKTTVGAFVLGGLALLVLGIMLLGGGRLFSNDLEYVMYFDGSVSGLSTGAPVVFRGVPMGSVTRINLVANARDSNVTIPVYIRIDERSFVRASGAAAPSESFQQEIIRRMVQRGLRGRLQLQSLITGQYRVELDFYPATAANFRSATPDMEIPTIPSPIDTLQSTLSQMPLEQMVNSFSAVLQNLALGLSDDKLGKALTAFTNTFQEAHGILHEGAIRTNTEQVLKSLSTASVSVEKELPATLVSFREAMQSMAVAADQLRVVTASAQGILGRDSPTMNDLRRLLKESTDTMRSMRALAEMLERNPEALLRGKQGTR, from the coding sequence ATGAACTCGCAGTCATACAAAACAACTGTCGGCGCTTTTGTGCTGGGGGGCCTGGCTCTGCTGGTGCTGGGCATCATGCTGCTCGGCGGGGGCCGCCTTTTCAGCAATGATCTTGAATACGTGATGTACTTTGATGGCTCGGTCAGCGGGCTTTCCACGGGTGCGCCGGTTGTGTTCAGGGGCGTGCCCATGGGCAGCGTCACGCGCATCAATCTGGTTGCCAACGCGCGCGATTCCAACGTGACCATCCCCGTCTATATCCGCATTGACGAACGCAGTTTTGTGCGTGCCAGCGGTGCTGCCGCACCCTCCGAGTCTTTCCAGCAGGAAATCATACGCCGCATGGTGCAGCGCGGCCTGCGCGGGCGGCTGCAACTGCAAAGCCTCATCACCGGTCAATACCGCGTGGAGCTTGATTTTTATCCTGCCACGGCGGCCAACTTCCGCTCCGCTACGCCGGACATGGAGATTCCCACCATTCCTTCGCCCATCGATACGCTGCAAAGCACACTCTCGCAGATGCCGCTGGAGCAGATGGTAAATTCTTTCAGCGCCGTGCTGCAAAACCTTGCCCTCGGCCTCAGTGACGACAAACTGGGCAAGGCGCTCACGGCATTCACCAACACATTTCAGGAAGCCCACGGCATTTTGCACGAGGGCGCCATACGCACCAATACGGAGCAGGTTCTCAAGAGCCTGAGCACGGCCAGCGTCTCTGTTGAAAAGGAACTGCCAGCCACGCTGGTTTCCTTCCGGGAAGCCATGCAGAGCATGGCGGTTGCGGCAGATCAGTTGCGCGTGGTCACAGCTTCGGCCCAGGGCATTCTGGGGCGTGATTCACCCACCATGAACGATCTGCGCCGCCTTCTTAAAGAGAGCACCGATACAATGCGCTCCATGCGCGCCCTGGCCGAAATGCTTGAACGTAATCCCGAAGCTCTGCTGCGGGGCAAGCAAGGAACACGCTGA
- a CDS encoding PqiC family protein — protein MQRKILLLSLVLLTLLSGCARSTPTRYYLLESALEPVKADTLPTRNLRVAQVTVPDYLDRNSIVSRVNGETELVVSQFHAWAEPVGHGVRRVVQEVLTPPLLAVGLNVLAPGDDTRADYVLLVDLQRLDGNFDSKAVLEARWTLKNRHDDVIARGIYADAEPVAGKTYDVLTAAESRMVRRMGEHLAARLPVLTRGKS, from the coding sequence ATGCAACGCAAAATCCTTCTTCTTTCGCTGGTGCTGCTCACACTTTTGAGCGGCTGCGCGCGCAGCACCCCCACGCGCTACTATCTGCTTGAAAGCGCCCTTGAGCCGGTCAAGGCCGACACACTGCCCACCAGAAACCTGCGCGTGGCGCAGGTTACCGTGCCGGATTACCTTGACCGCAACAGCATTGTCAGCCGTGTGAACGGCGAAACAGAGCTTGTTGTTTCGCAATTTCACGCCTGGGCGGAGCCCGTGGGGCATGGTGTGCGCCGTGTGGTGCAGGAAGTGCTGACCCCGCCCTTGCTGGCTGTGGGGCTGAACGTGCTTGCGCCGGGCGACGACACCCGTGCCGACTATGTGCTGCTTGTGGATTTGCAGAGGCTGGACGGCAATTTCGACTCCAAGGCCGTGCTTGAAGCGCGCTGGACTCTGAAAAACCGCCACGACGACGTCATCGCCCGAGGCATTTATGCCGATGCTGAACCGGTGGCGGGCAAAACCTACGACGTGCTCACAGCGGCAGAAAGCCGCATGGTGCGCCGCATGGGCGAACATCTAGCCGCCCGCCTGCCCGTGCTTACACGGGGCAAGTCATGA
- a CDS encoding ATP-binding cassette domain-containing protein, which yields MRNVSFDVRVGDIFMVMGGSGCGKSTLLRVLMGLKEPQQGQICYNGEDFWAGTEESRSRIMRNTGVLFQGGALWSSMTLAENVGLPLQQYTDLTDDEIREQASLKLALAGLAGFEDYYPSEISGGMRKRAGLARALALDPQILFLDEPSAGLDPVSSRLLDDLILELRDSLGTTFVIVSHELPSIFTIARNSIFLDAQSRTVTASGNPSELVKDPNTDQSAKLFLTRGGRRDQNEDAGENAPTATSHAATSHKEQSR from the coding sequence ATGCGCAACGTGTCGTTTGACGTGCGCGTGGGCGATATTTTCATGGTCATGGGCGGTTCCGGCTGCGGCAAAAGCACCCTGCTGAGGGTGCTCATGGGCCTCAAGGAGCCGCAGCAAGGGCAGATTTGCTATAATGGCGAAGATTTCTGGGCTGGCACGGAAGAAAGCCGCAGCCGCATCATGCGCAACACGGGCGTGCTCTTTCAGGGCGGCGCGCTGTGGAGCTCCATGACCTTGGCGGAAAATGTGGGTCTGCCCCTGCAACAGTATACTGACCTCACCGATGATGAAATCAGGGAGCAGGCCTCGCTCAAACTGGCTCTTGCGGGTCTGGCCGGATTTGAGGATTATTACCCCTCGGAGATCAGCGGCGGCATGCGCAAACGCGCGGGGCTTGCCCGGGCACTGGCGCTTGATCCGCAGATTCTCTTTCTGGACGAGCCATCCGCAGGGCTTGACCCGGTCAGCTCCCGGCTGCTGGACGACCTGATACTGGAGCTGCGCGACAGCCTGGGTACAACTTTTGTTATTGTTTCTCACGAGTTGCCGAGTATTTTTACCATAGCCAGAAACAGCATTTTTCTGGATGCGCAAAGCAGAACGGTCACTGCCAGCGGTAATCCCAGCGAGTTGGTGAAAGATCCCAATACAGACCAAAGCGCAAAGCTCTTTCTGACCAGAGGCGGCAGGCGCGACCAGAATGAGGACGCAGGCGAAAACGCCCCAACGGCAACTTCGCACGCTGCAACTTCGCACAAGGAACAATCCCGATGA